Proteins from a single region of Streptomyces vinaceus:
- a CDS encoding putative immunity protein — translation MAGEEGEIALSRQDLREVTAFAAACAETVLEVFEGDQPDDARPRDAIGAAWEFARGGERGKALRDTAWAALKAAKSADTTAAHEAARAAMSAAGAAYLHPLAKATQVKHILGAGAHAARAAELVADDDRSVGVGHLERMVRRATPTLVDVLKRFPTAPSGGGRVGELIRMLDADLRSLTHAD, via the coding sequence ATGGCAGGGGAAGAGGGCGAGATCGCTCTGAGTAGGCAGGACCTTCGTGAGGTGACCGCGTTCGCTGCGGCGTGCGCGGAAACGGTGCTCGAGGTGTTCGAGGGCGATCAGCCGGATGACGCGCGGCCTCGGGACGCCATCGGGGCCGCTTGGGAGTTCGCTCGGGGTGGTGAGCGGGGGAAGGCTCTGCGCGACACTGCGTGGGCGGCTCTCAAGGCGGCCAAGAGCGCGGACACCACGGCCGCGCATGAGGCGGCCCGGGCAGCGATGTCCGCGGCAGGCGCCGCCTACCTGCATCCACTGGCCAAAGCCACGCAGGTCAAGCACATTCTCGGAGCTGGAGCCCACGCGGCCAGAGCGGCCGAACTCGTCGCCGACGACGATCGAAGCGTTGGCGTCGGCCATCTCGAGCGGATGGTTCGTCGAGCGACACCCACCCTCGTGGACGTCCTCAAACGCTTCCCGACGGCGCCGAGTGGCGGCGGACGGGTCGGTGAGCTGATCCGCATGCTGGATGCCG